In the genome of Desulfuromonas sp. DDH964, one region contains:
- a CDS encoding ferritin-like domain-containing protein — MGIFDLQKALKDSIQTEKDAMDFYRYGAEKMAEDKARQTFELLAREELQHAKMFYKVYKGGDLPPFDDFIKLPPDTESSWWKALQQAMLADFDERKALELAIEQEDALEQELRATAAKIEDPEVKAIYLANASSTHHHFELIEEEYKAMLGMAG; from the coding sequence ATGGGGATTTTCGATCTGCAGAAGGCCCTTAAGGATTCAATCCAGACCGAAAAGGATGCCATGGACTTTTATCGCTACGGCGCCGAGAAGATGGCCGAGGACAAAGCCCGGCAAACCTTCGAGCTGCTCGCCCGGGAAGAGCTCCAGCACGCCAAGATGTTCTACAAGGTCTACAAGGGGGGTGACCTGCCGCCCTTTGACGACTTTATCAAGCTCCCCCCCGACACCGAATCGAGCTGGTGGAAGGCTTTGCAGCAGGCGATGCTCGCCGATTTCGACGAGCGCAAGGCGCTGGAACTGGCGATTGAGCAGGAGGATGCCCTGGAGCAGGAACTGCGGGCCACGGCAGCGAAGATCGAGGATCCCGAGGTCAAGGCGATCTACCTGGCCAACGCCAGTTCTACCCACCACCATTTCGAACTGATCGAGGAAGAGTACAAGGCGATGCTCGGCATGGCCGGCTAA
- a CDS encoding YhdH/YhfP family quinone oxidoreductase codes for MSLGTFSAMVVSETSPKNFERRIVERSIDDLPPGELLLRVHYSSLNYKDALSASGRPGVTKNYPHTPGIDAAGVVVEDASGRFKPGDEVIVTGFDLGMNTAGGFGQYIRIPAAWGVPLPDGLSLRESMIYGTAGFTAGLSVHRLAAAGVAPGAGDILVTGATGGVGSIAVGVLARAGYRVVAATGKLSEGEYLRGLGATEVADRQSLLDGAERPMMKERWAGAVDVVGGNTLAAILKSTCYGGVVTCCGLVGAPDLPVNVFPFILRGVSLLGIDSVQCPAQPRLQVWQQLAGVWKSPRLEDTVTEFSLQELDPAIKGILAGELRGRTLVNLQQS; via the coding sequence ATGTCTCTCGGGACCTTCAGCGCCATGGTCGTCAGCGAAACCTCCCCCAAAAACTTCGAGCGCCGGATCGTCGAGCGTTCGATCGACGATCTTCCTCCGGGCGAGCTCCTGCTCCGGGTTCACTACTCTTCGCTGAACTACAAGGACGCCCTCTCGGCCAGCGGCCGGCCCGGGGTCACCAAGAATTATCCCCACACGCCGGGAATCGATGCGGCCGGGGTGGTGGTTGAGGATGCCTCCGGACGTTTCAAGCCCGGCGACGAGGTGATCGTGACCGGTTTCGACCTCGGCATGAACACGGCGGGCGGCTTTGGCCAGTACATCCGGATCCCCGCGGCCTGGGGCGTCCCCTTGCCGGATGGGCTGAGCCTGCGCGAGAGCATGATCTACGGCACCGCCGGGTTTACCGCCGGGCTCTCGGTCCATCGCCTGGCGGCCGCCGGCGTTGCTCCCGGAGCTGGTGATATCCTCGTCACCGGGGCGACCGGCGGCGTCGGCAGCATCGCCGTCGGCGTTCTGGCCCGCGCCGGCTACCGGGTGGTGGCGGCGACCGGCAAATTGAGTGAAGGAGAGTACCTGCGCGGACTCGGGGCGACCGAGGTGGCCGACCGCCAGAGCCTGCTCGACGGGGCCGAGCGGCCGATGATGAAAGAGCGCTGGGCGGGGGCGGTCGATGTGGTCGGCGGGAACACCCTGGCGGCGATCCTCAAGTCAACCTGTTACGGCGGGGTTGTCACCTGCTGTGGCCTGGTCGGTGCCCCCGACCTGCCGGTCAACGTCTTTCCCTTCATTCTGCGCGGGGTCAGCCTGCTTGGCATCGATTCGGTCCAGTGCCCGGCGCAGCCCCGGCTTCAGGTCTGGCAGCAGCTGGCCGGCGTCTGGAAGTCGCCGCGGCTGGAGGATACAGTTACCGAATTCTCCCTGCAGGAACTCGACCCGGCCATCAAGGGGATTCTCGCCGGCGAGTTGCGGGGCCGAACCCTGGTCAATCTGCAGCAGAGCTGA